Proteins from one Nomia melanderi isolate GNS246 chromosome 3, iyNomMela1, whole genome shotgun sequence genomic window:
- the LOC116429423 gene encoding cyclin-dependent kinase 2: protein MDNFVKIEKIGEGTYGVVYKAKDKVTGKLVALKKIRLETESEGVPSTAIREISLLRKLTHPNIVQLFDVVDGDKHLYLVFEFLQQDLKKLLDSLKGGLDQALVKSYLFQLLKAISFCHLRCILHRDLKPQNLLIDREGHIKLADFGLARTFGVPVRTYTHEIITLWYRAPEILLGTKLYSNAVDVWSLGCIFAEMATRRALFPGDSEIDQLFRIFRTLGTPDESIWPGVSQLPDYTSMFPRWEPRCLDEVVPSFDSDAKDLLLKLLTYDPNQRITAKKGLNHPYFTGVTLVPPPLPKKN, encoded by the exons ATGGACAACTTCGTTAAGATCGAAAAAATAGGGGAAGGGACCTATGGAGTGGTTTATAAAGCGAAAGATAAGGTGACTGGGAAGCTGGTGGCACTTAAGAAAATTCGACTCGAGAC GGAAAGTGAAGGTGTTCCATCCACTGCTATTCgagaaatatcattattaagGAAACTTACTCATCCAAATATTGTTCAGTTGTTTGATGTGGTAGATGGTGATAAACACCTTTATCTTGTTTTTGAATTCTTACAacaagatttaaaaaaattactcGACTCGCTTAAAGGAGGATTAGATCAGGCACTTGTAAAG AGTTATctgtttcaattattgaaaGCAATTTCCTTCTGCCATCTTCGTTGTATTTTACACAGAGATTTAAAACCACAGAATTTGTTAATAGATCGGGAGGGTCATATAAAATTAGCAGATTTTGGATTAGCAAGGACATTTGGTGTTCCAGTTCGTACATATACACATGAAATAATAACCCTGTGGTACAGGGCACCAGAGATACTTTTAGGAACTAAATTGTATTCCAATGCAGTGGATGTTTGGAGTCTTGGTTGTATATTCGCAGAAAtg GCAACCAGGAGAGCATTGTTTCCAGGAGATTCAGAAATAGATCAGCTTTTCAGGATATTTCGTACATTAGGTACACCTGATGAAAGTATTTGGCCTGGAGTATCACAGCTACCTGATTATACGTCAATGTTTCCAAGATGGGAACCAAGATGTTTAGATGAAGTTGTACCATCGTTTGATTCTGATGCCAAAGATTTGCTTTTG aaaCTCTTGACTTATGATCCAAATCAGAGGATAACAGCGAAAAAAGGATTAAATCACCCTTACTTTACTGGAGTTACATTAGTACCACCACCACTGCCAAAGAAAAATTAA